One genomic segment of Kiritimatiellales bacterium includes these proteins:
- a CDS encoding sialate O-acetylesterase has protein sequence MKTFVCRLGIVSICCFLSVNASADVRWKSPTGDWSVGKNWDTGTKPSVNDDAYVDNKGTATVEDTQSVRSATAGYDAAGTIIVTANGVLNSEDSIRAGINRGAIGTFTVDGGTVTSAAGLYTGTNYGSGAVNVLNGGTITVSALYFGYQAGSQQLTIDGSGSKITVNTTSGNSTVFGRGGTVSATVNLTNGGQLISNGGNAYLGNTGNTSATALIDGAGSAWKVEKKLFIGNSGTGTLTIQNGGLVSAGEITIGEKGSIRIGVGGALAIKYSSTSSVGDSLADFMALIKGTSKILYLAGSDWVDIETGIDGVNYFLDRYSEDGVTYRRLTVQASTDFRVASLFSDNMVLQQQRNIAIWGWAKANSTVTVTPDWTAPVSVVADAAGRWSATVLTPAASFTPHTLTLDDDQGNSVTLTNVLVGEVWVCSGQSNMFWPLRLTDDGAAAIASANPNIRLFTVPQKPSKELLVSCGGSWRVADNNTLPEFSAVAYYFGRELIEQLDVPIGLIHSSWGGTPAEAWTPQDVYLADPVLRPILDRKVTEAKHECSSLYNAMIHPLVKYAIKGVIWNQGENNRSRAEEYKALFPAMINSWRTQWNQNDLPFYFVQIAPFILGHPNNPQPNGTKVPELQEAQLYTMKTVPHTGMVVPMDVGNLTDIHPRNKLPVGQRLALWALAKTYGRDVLYSGPVYREMVVEGSRARILFDYVDGGLKTNDGKAPNEFTIAGSDMVFYSATAIIDGSTVLVSSDDVEHPVAVRYCWRNAAEGNLFNVNANLPASSFRTDILKPGVLFQIRNARTDIIPAITVPAIDLDSDVHRIVIVDKEKDQYLGQVSTTRLKDSEIIFAAYPKGHGAGPIVLKRSDDGGFTWSGRLKTPASFESSRETPTIHSVIDADGVERLILWSGLYPARMAHSEDKGETWSELAAAGDWGGIVVMGFVEPLKTKGCYIAMFHDNGKLFTGKGEAIKGRRLYQTFSRDGGLTWSMPELVLTSTDTALCEPYALRSPDGNQLAVLLRDSSRTKSSHVIFSDDEGITWSKPRELPLSLTGDRHTGRYTSDGRLFISFRANSPVSARPSRIFEKDWVGWVGTYEDIVEGREGQYIVRLKKNFRNTHGWDSRYPGYDCGYPGVETLQDNTVICTSYGHWVRGEAPYIISMRFSLTELDELVKKEAGNNGCQ, from the coding sequence ATGAAGACATTTGTATGTAGATTAGGAATTGTTTCTATCTGTTGTTTTCTGTCGGTGAATGCGTCAGCGGATGTTCGATGGAAAAGCCCGACGGGTGACTGGTCCGTTGGTAAGAACTGGGACACCGGCACGAAACCCTCGGTGAATGATGATGCCTATGTTGACAACAAAGGAACGGCAACCGTTGAAGATACTCAATCTGTGCGCAGCGCCACGGCAGGGTATGATGCCGCCGGTACAATTATCGTGACTGCCAATGGCGTGCTGAACAGCGAAGATTCGATTCGCGCCGGCATTAACCGCGGAGCAATCGGAACGTTTACCGTTGATGGCGGAACGGTAACCAGCGCGGCCGGTCTGTATACCGGAACCAATTACGGAAGCGGAGCGGTAAATGTATTAAATGGCGGCACGATTACAGTGTCAGCGTTATATTTTGGATACCAGGCAGGTTCGCAACAGCTTACGATTGACGGGAGCGGTTCAAAAATTACCGTTAATACCACCAGCGGTAATTCGACTGTTTTCGGGCGCGGCGGCACCGTTTCAGCAACGGTTAATCTCACAAATGGCGGGCAGTTGATCAGTAACGGCGGCAACGCTTATCTTGGCAACACAGGCAATACGAGCGCGACAGCGTTGATTGACGGCGCCGGCTCCGCATGGAAGGTTGAGAAAAAACTTTTTATCGGCAACAGCGGCACCGGAACCCTGACGATTCAAAACGGCGGACTGGTGAGCGCCGGGGAAATAACGATCGGCGAGAAGGGTTCGATTCGAATTGGTGTCGGCGGTGCGCTGGCCATTAAATACAGCTCAACCAGCAGCGTCGGAGATTCGTTGGCCGATTTCATGGCTCTCATTAAAGGGACTTCAAAGATTCTGTATCTGGCCGGTTCGGACTGGGTTGATATTGAAACCGGCATTGATGGCGTAAATTATTTTCTGGATCGTTACAGTGAAGACGGTGTCACGTACCGCCGGTTAACCGTGCAGGCGTCCACAGATTTCAGAGTGGCGTCTCTGTTTTCAGACAATATGGTTCTGCAGCAGCAGCGTAATATTGCAATCTGGGGCTGGGCCAAAGCAAACAGTACGGTGACGGTTACTCCCGACTGGACCGCTCCGGTTTCTGTGGTTGCGGATGCCGCCGGCCGGTGGAGCGCAACGGTGTTGACTCCCGCCGCGTCATTTACTCCGCACACGCTGACGCTGGATGACGATCAGGGAAACTCTGTAACGCTTACCAATGTACTGGTTGGCGAGGTATGGGTCTGTTCCGGTCAATCCAATATGTTTTGGCCGCTGAGATTAACCGATGATGGCGCCGCCGCAATCGCTTCGGCAAATCCAAATATCCGGCTATTCACTGTGCCTCAAAAACCATCGAAAGAACTATTGGTCAGCTGCGGCGGTTCATGGAGAGTCGCGGACAACAATACACTTCCGGAGTTCAGCGCCGTTGCCTATTACTTCGGCAGGGAACTGATTGAACAGCTGGATGTTCCGATCGGGCTGATACACAGCTCCTGGGGCGGAACTCCGGCGGAAGCATGGACACCGCAGGATGTATATTTGGCTGATCCCGTACTCCGTCCTATTCTGGATCGCAAGGTTACAGAAGCAAAACATGAGTGTAGCAGTCTTTATAACGCAATGATCCATCCGTTAGTGAAGTATGCTATCAAAGGAGTGATCTGGAATCAGGGCGAAAACAATCGCAGCCGTGCCGAGGAGTATAAAGCATTGTTTCCCGCGATGATCAACTCGTGGCGCACGCAATGGAATCAAAACGATCTACCGTTTTATTTTGTACAGATTGCACCTTTTATTCTTGGGCATCCGAATAATCCGCAGCCGAACGGCACAAAAGTTCCTGAGTTGCAGGAGGCGCAGTTATACACGATGAAGACTGTACCGCATACAGGGATGGTTGTCCCAATGGATGTTGGAAATCTCACGGATATTCATCCAAGGAATAAACTGCCCGTTGGTCAACGGTTGGCGCTGTGGGCACTGGCGAAAACCTATGGCCGCGATGTGCTCTATTCCGGACCGGTTTACCGGGAGATGGTTGTTGAGGGCAGCCGGGCCAGAATTTTATTCGACTATGTTGATGGAGGATTAAAAACTAACGATGGCAAGGCTCCGAATGAATTTACTATTGCAGGTTCCGACATGGTGTTCTACTCGGCGACTGCAATAATTGACGGCAGCACTGTTCTCGTTTCCAGCGATGATGTAGAGCATCCTGTTGCAGTGCGTTATTGCTGGCGGAATGCGGCGGAAGGAAATCTGTTTAATGTAAACGCCAATCTGCCTGCGTCATCATTTAGAACAGATATTCTTAAACCGGGCGTTCTATTCCAGATACGGAATGCACGAACAGATATAATACCGGCAATTACTGTTCCGGCTATTGATCTTGATTCGGATGTGCACCGGATAGTGATTGTTGATAAAGAGAAGGATCAATACCTTGGCCAGGTTTCAACAACCCGGCTTAAGGACAGCGAAATAATTTTTGCCGCTTATCCCAAAGGACATGGGGCCGGTCCTATTGTTCTTAAACGCAGTGATGACGGCGGGTTCACCTGGAGCGGGCGCCTGAAGACACCCGCCAGTTTTGAGAGCAGCCGGGAAACGCCCACCATTCACAGTGTGATTGATGCTGATGGTGTTGAACGGCTGATTCTCTGGTCGGGACTTTATCCGGCACGTATGGCCCATAGTGAGGATAAGGGAGAAACGTGGTCTGAGCTGGCCGCAGCGGGTGACTGGGGCGGAATCGTGGTGATGGGATTTGTCGAACCCTTGAAAACGAAAGGGTGCTACATTGCAATGTTTCATGATAACGGAAAGCTTTTCACAGGCAAGGGAGAAGCCATCAAAGGGCGGCGGCTGTATCAAACCTTCAGCCGCGACGGCGGGCTGACCTGGTCTATGCCGGAGCTGGTTCTTACATCGACGGATACTGCTCTTTGTGAACCCTATGCACTCCGTTCTCCGGATGGGAATCAATTGGCCGTTTTACTGCGCGATTCAAGCCGGACGAAAAGCTCTCATGTTATTTTTTCAGATGATGAAGGAATTACGTGGAGCAAGCCCAGAGAACTTCCACTGTCGTTGACGGGCGACCGGCATACCGGAAGATATACTTCCGACGGCCGGCTGTTTATCAGTTTTCGTGCAAACTCTCCGGTGTCTGCCCGCCCGTCCCGTATTTTTGAAAAAGACTGGGTCGGCTGGGTCGGCACCTATGAAGACATCGTAGAAGGCCGCGAGGGACAATATATTGTACGGCTGAAAAAAAATTTCCGAAATACGCATGGTTGGGACTCCCGGTATCCGGGATACGATTGCGGATATCCGGGCGTTGAGACGCTTCAGGATAATACCGTGATTTGTACGTCCTACGGCCACTGGGTTCGCGGAGAGGCTCCTTATATTATCAGCATGCGCTTTTCTCTAACAGAGTTGGATGAATTAGTAAAAAAAGAAGCGGGAAATAATGGATGCCAATGA
- a CDS encoding amidohydrolase family protein: MEISGFIDLQVNGYKGINFSAADLAEEGFCFACEELLKTGTAAFLPTLVTSASDAYARTLPLIAKASGKYFKKIIPGIHLEGPFISSCPGAVGAHAAENTKQPSVASFDKLRELSEGRIRLLTIAAEGEDAEKLIAHAVSKGVAVSLGHQMAEYGQIRRCYDAGACAMTHLGNGMPNEVPRHRNQLISGLAIKALKAMIITDGHHLPEQVIRAVFNAKETADIIVTSDASSIAGCPPGTYNVGGSAIVLEENGYLHNPEKQCMAGSASTMLECMNHLASLNILPLKELLNVGFYNPLKMIGVEPDELNCQPAMRWDEHRRMFELIQ, encoded by the coding sequence ATGGAGATTTCCGGATTTATAGATCTGCAGGTTAACGGCTACAAAGGCATTAACTTTTCTGCAGCGGATTTGGCCGAAGAGGGATTCTGCTTTGCCTGTGAAGAGCTGCTGAAAACCGGAACCGCCGCGTTCCTGCCGACGCTGGTAACCAGCGCCTCAGACGCCTATGCCCGGACGCTTCCGCTCATTGCGAAAGCGTCCGGAAAATATTTTAAAAAAATCATTCCGGGAATCCACCTCGAGGGACCGTTTATCTCAAGCTGTCCTGGAGCGGTAGGCGCTCATGCTGCGGAGAATACTAAACAGCCGTCGGTCGCATCCTTTGATAAACTCCGGGAGCTTTCTGAGGGCCGCATCAGACTGCTGACTATTGCCGCGGAAGGTGAGGATGCAGAAAAACTGATTGCTCATGCCGTAAGCAAAGGCGTGGCGGTTTCTTTGGGTCACCAAATGGCGGAGTATGGGCAGATCCGCCGCTGCTATGATGCCGGCGCCTGCGCCATGACGCATCTTGGAAACGGCATGCCGAATGAAGTGCCGCGGCACCGGAATCAGCTGATCTCCGGCCTGGCGATAAAAGCGCTTAAAGCAATGATTATTACCGACGGCCATCATCTCCCCGAACAGGTGATCCGCGCCGTTTTTAATGCGAAAGAAACGGCGGATATCATTGTAACAAGCGATGCGTCGTCAATCGCCGGATGTCCGCCGGGAACATACAATGTTGGCGGGAGCGCAATTGTGCTTGAGGAAAACGGCTATCTTCATAATCCGGAAAAACAGTGCATGGCCGGATCCGCGTCAACCATGCTGGAATGCATGAACCATCTTGCATCGCTGAACATATTGCCGCTGAAAGAGCTGTTGAATGTCGGATTCTATAATCCATTGAAAATGATCGGTGTCGAACCGGATGAACTTAATTGTCAGCCGGCGATGAGATGGGACGAACACCGGCGGATGTTTGAACTCATACAATAG
- a CDS encoding sialate O-acetylesterase produces MKFNLKVYLLSAIVLTTGFTFAENIKWKKTGTADWSKEYNWDPGSVPSAKDAVDISNSGIVQLGGNGTAYNMSLAAEPGTSGALRIIKGSLLVEESITAGRKGTAEISIEQGSVLDVGKTATVGFYDGAKGMVTVNGRGSLLKTGQSIAVGREGSGALTISAGAAANAGNCVYIGFDKGSAGVVTVEGRGSKLSCVDKFYVGRYGAAALYIKDGALVCAGTALKINIGENNGLTMEECFVRMEPGGMLALNDADLKGDTLADFLRLVEGTDNIQFLSGSRWANITSGAEGVHYMLDTYREDGMSYRRLTILKSPELRLASIFSDNMVLQQQSDVELRGWAAANSAVTVQPSWLSVPVVATADQDGRWRVVVATPAASKEKHSLSVTDSAGHAITLSNVLIGEVWVCSGQSNMWWPIDRSAGASEAKASINTNIRLFTVENNIAVNPVDDCIGTWQTAGLHNIGSFSAVAFFFGRELADTLDIPIGLIHSSWRGTTAEPWTPLSTIAAAPRLSEILTRDPEGCKHIPGALYNGMIHPLNSFKIRGAIWYQGESNRGRAEEYKILFPALIQSWRDAWNQGDFPFYFVQIAPLTIKTEGGKTPIPELQNAQLYAMKTVPNTGMAVTMDVGDLKDIHPKSKFDVGIRLALWALAKTYGHDVLYSGPVYREMNVEGSSARILFDEVDGGLKTNDGQAPKEFTIAGADMVFYPAAAIIDGGSVLVSSDRVGTPVAVRYCWRNDAEGNLFNVNANLPASPFTTN; encoded by the coding sequence ATGAAATTTAATTTAAAGGTTTATCTACTCAGTGCGATTGTTTTAACAACAGGGTTTACGTTTGCTGAAAATATCAAATGGAAAAAAACCGGTACGGCTGACTGGTCGAAAGAGTATAACTGGGATCCCGGCAGTGTTCCTTCTGCGAAAGATGCAGTGGATATCAGCAATAGCGGAATCGTGCAGCTGGGCGGTAACGGAACAGCATATAATATGTCTCTGGCGGCGGAGCCGGGAACCTCAGGCGCTTTACGGATTATAAAAGGAAGCCTGTTGGTCGAGGAGTCGATAACCGCCGGACGCAAAGGAACTGCTGAGATTTCCATTGAGCAGGGATCCGTTCTGGACGTTGGGAAAACCGCTACGGTAGGTTTTTATGACGGTGCGAAGGGAATGGTTACGGTTAACGGGCGCGGCTCGTTATTAAAAACCGGACAAAGCATCGCCGTCGGACGCGAAGGTTCCGGCGCTCTTACGATTTCCGCCGGCGCCGCCGCGAACGCCGGCAACTGTGTGTATATCGGTTTCGACAAAGGTTCCGCCGGCGTCGTTACTGTGGAAGGCCGCGGCTCGAAGCTTTCCTGTGTCGACAAATTTTATGTCGGTCGTTATGGCGCTGCCGCTCTGTATATTAAAGACGGGGCGCTCGTCTGTGCCGGTACGGCGCTTAAAATCAATATCGGCGAGAATAACGGTTTAACGATGGAAGAGTGTTTTGTCCGGATGGAGCCCGGCGGAATGCTGGCGCTGAATGATGCTGATTTGAAGGGCGATACGCTGGCCGATTTTCTCCGGCTGGTTGAAGGAACGGATAATATCCAATTCCTTTCCGGTTCCCGGTGGGCGAATATTACAAGCGGCGCAGAAGGCGTTCATTATATGTTGGATACATATCGCGAAGACGGGATGAGTTACAGAAGACTAACCATTCTGAAGTCGCCGGAGTTACGATTGGCTTCGATATTTTCAGACAACATGGTGCTGCAGCAGCAAAGCGATGTCGAACTCCGGGGATGGGCGGCTGCGAACAGTGCGGTGACGGTTCAGCCGAGCTGGCTTTCCGTGCCGGTTGTTGCCACGGCAGATCAGGATGGTAGATGGCGTGTTGTTGTAGCCACTCCGGCGGCATCTAAAGAAAAACACAGCTTGTCTGTTACGGATAGCGCCGGCCATGCGATAACACTATCCAATGTGCTGATCGGCGAAGTGTGGGTCTGTTCAGGACAGTCTAATATGTGGTGGCCGATTGACCGCTCCGCCGGAGCCAGCGAGGCCAAGGCTTCAATCAACACGAATATCCGGCTGTTTACTGTTGAAAACAATATTGCTGTAAATCCTGTTGATGACTGCATTGGCACATGGCAGACGGCCGGTCTTCACAATATCGGTTCGTTCAGTGCGGTCGCTTTCTTTTTCGGACGGGAGCTTGCGGATACGCTTGATATTCCGATCGGGCTTATACACAGCTCATGGCGTGGCACAACGGCCGAACCGTGGACGCCGCTGAGCACAATTGCGGCGGCCCCCCGGCTTTCTGAAATTTTAACCCGCGATCCGGAAGGGTGTAAGCACATTCCCGGAGCTTTGTATAACGGAATGATTCACCCGCTCAATTCGTTTAAAATCCGGGGCGCTATCTGGTATCAGGGCGAGTCCAACCGGGGGCGGGCAGAGGAGTATAAAATTCTTTTTCCTGCTTTGATTCAAAGCTGGCGGGATGCGTGGAACCAGGGCGATTTCCCATTTTATTTTGTACAGATTGCTCCGCTTACCATTAAAACGGAAGGCGGGAAAACCCCGATTCCTGAGCTTCAGAACGCCCAGTTGTACGCCATGAAAACTGTGCCGAATACCGGTATGGCGGTCACGATGGATGTCGGAGATCTGAAAGACATCCACCCGAAAAGTAAATTTGATGTCGGTATACGGCTGGCGCTCTGGGCGCTGGCAAAAACCTATGGACACGACGTTCTCTATTCCGGACCGGTTTATCGGGAGATGAACGTTGAAGGTTCCTCCGCCAGAATTTTATTCGACGAGGTCGATGGAGGATTAAAAACCAACGATGGACAGGCTCCGAAGGAATTTACAATTGCCGGCGCCGACATGGTGTTTTATCCGGCCGCGGCAATCATTGATGGCGGCAGTGTTCTTGTTTCCAGCGACCGTGTGGGCACGCCGGTTGCCGTGCGTTATTGCTGGCGGAATGATGCGGAAGGAAATTTATTTAACGTGAATGCCAACCTGCCGGCATCACCTTTTACAACAAACTGA
- a CDS encoding glucosamine-6-phosphate deaminase, whose translation MIKINKFETEAEAGRAAAEAGANAIRAAIHNRGEASIIVATGASQFRMLEALIRQPDIAWNRINVFHLDEYIGIPITHPASFRRYLWERFHSKLPVPVKTFHYIDTENDPEAECRRLSELIKTVSIDVCFCGIGENAHLAFNDPPADFETDSAYILVKLDDACRQQQLGEGWFPALNDVPEKAISMSIQQMLKSEKIICTIPGKQKAVAVDNTLSSEISPQIPATILKTHRDATFYLDRHSASLLK comes from the coding sequence ATGATAAAAATAAATAAATTTGAAACCGAGGCGGAGGCAGGGCGCGCTGCGGCCGAAGCGGGTGCGAACGCGATTCGCGCCGCCATTCATAACCGCGGTGAAGCATCCATTATTGTCGCAACCGGAGCGTCGCAGTTCCGTATGCTGGAAGCGCTGATCCGGCAGCCGGACATTGCCTGGAACCGGATCAATGTTTTTCATCTGGATGAATATATCGGAATTCCGATAACTCATCCGGCATCGTTCCGCCGCTACTTGTGGGAGCGATTTCATTCGAAACTGCCCGTTCCGGTGAAAACATTTCATTATATTGATACAGAAAACGATCCCGAAGCGGAATGCCGTCGGCTCAGTGAATTGATCAAAACTGTTTCCATCGACGTCTGCTTTTGCGGGATTGGAGAAAATGCGCATCTGGCATTCAACGATCCGCCGGCGGATTTTGAAACTGACAGTGCTTATATTTTAGTGAAACTGGATGATGCCTGCCGTCAGCAGCAGTTGGGTGAAGGCTGGTTTCCTGCGCTGAATGATGTTCCGGAAAAAGCAATTTCCATGTCGATTCAGCAAATGCTGAAATCTGAAAAAATCATCTGTACGATACCGGGAAAACAAAAAGCAGTTGCGGTTGATAACACGCTTTCCAGCGAAATTTCTCCGCAGATTCCTGCAACTATTTTGAAGACGCATCGCGACGCAACGTTTTATCTGGATCGTCATTCCGCCTCTTTATTGAAATAA
- a CDS encoding sodium/solute symporter (Members of the Solute:Sodium Symporter (SSS), TC 2.A.21 as described in tcdb.org, catalyze solute:Na+ symport. Known solutes for members of the family include sugars, amino acids, nucleosides, inositols, vitamins, urea or anions, depending on the system.): MDANEVIMDVAATGSGLGILDWLVIAGYLFGMIFIGWFFSKEAKTAEGYLLGGRQMKSAWVGLSLFATLLSAISYLMVPGEVIQNGPAFMLGKIAAYPIVVLIVGFFLIPVIMKLKITSAYEMLETRLGLGVRMLGSVFFLLLRLMWMAAIVYTTSAKVLIPIFGLSESVSIYFCFLITLITIAYTSMGGLKATVYTDVVQSFVLFGGTFLTIGIIAFKLGGIGNCIPSERPAHWPEFQWGFGSAPGARTFMAALISTVVWFVSTNGSDQTAIQRYLSTQDVKTARRTLTYAMAASGFAGILLTIVGLCLLSFYQTKPELLGMGAGFTTGADKVFPLYITSQLPAGLSGLVLSGLLAAAMSSLSSGLNSSCSVVMVDFIGRFRGDKKDSINPVKMAKLITVCIGIVVVLFSVVVGMVKGNLLDMAFKICNLLTAPLFGLFFMAIFVRRATGAGTLIGAAAGVITVFVISFWEDLFLGPTGLKGISILWAMPVCLLVQIVTGVLASLVVGTSGPPLDRD; the protein is encoded by the coding sequence ATGGATGCCAATGAAGTGATAATGGATGTTGCCGCGACAGGATCCGGGCTTGGCATTCTGGATTGGCTTGTAATTGCCGGTTATTTGTTCGGCATGATTTTTATCGGGTGGTTTTTTTCAAAAGAGGCAAAAACAGCTGAAGGTTATTTGCTGGGCGGGCGTCAGATGAAATCCGCCTGGGTCGGACTCTCGCTGTTTGCCACTTTACTCAGCGCGATCTCGTATCTGATGGTCCCGGGAGAAGTGATTCAAAACGGTCCGGCGTTCATGCTCGGGAAAATCGCGGCGTATCCGATTGTTGTGCTGATTGTCGGTTTCTTTCTGATTCCGGTGATTATGAAATTAAAAATCACCAGCGCCTACGAAATGCTGGAAACACGGCTCGGGCTTGGTGTCCGGATGCTCGGATCAGTCTTCTTTCTGCTGCTGCGCCTGATGTGGATGGCCGCAATTGTATACACCACATCGGCGAAGGTTCTGATACCGATCTTCGGCCTTTCGGAATCCGTTTCCATATATTTCTGTTTTCTTATTACACTGATTACCATTGCCTATACGTCTATGGGCGGCCTGAAAGCAACCGTATATACGGACGTTGTACAGTCCTTTGTTCTGTTCGGCGGAACATTTCTGACCATCGGAATCATTGCCTTTAAACTCGGCGGCATCGGCAACTGCATTCCTTCTGAGCGGCCTGCTCACTGGCCGGAATTCCAGTGGGGATTCGGTTCAGCGCCGGGCGCGCGGACATTTATGGCGGCGCTGATTTCAACGGTGGTCTGGTTTGTCAGCACAAACGGATCGGATCAAACCGCGATCCAGCGTTATTTATCCACTCAGGATGTTAAAACCGCACGCCGGACGCTGACCTATGCCATGGCCGCCAGCGGATTTGCAGGCATTTTATTGACCATCGTTGGTTTATGTCTTTTATCGTTTTATCAGACAAAACCGGAACTGCTTGGCATGGGCGCAGGATTTACAACCGGAGCGGATAAAGTATTTCCGCTCTATATAACCAGCCAGCTTCCCGCCGGACTGAGCGGTCTTGTATTATCAGGGCTGTTAGCGGCGGCAATGTCCAGCCTTTCGTCCGGGCTGAACTCATCCTGTTCCGTTGTCATGGTCGATTTTATCGGCCGGTTCCGCGGAGATAAAAAAGACAGCATCAATCCGGTGAAAATGGCGAAATTAATTACAGTATGTATTGGAATTGTCGTTGTTCTCTTCAGCGTTGTTGTCGGAATGGTTAAAGGCAATCTGCTGGATATGGCGTTCAAAATCTGCAACCTGCTGACGGCGCCGCTGTTCGGCCTTTTCTTTATGGCAATATTTGTCCGCCGGGCGACCGGCGCCGGCACGCTCATCGGCGCAGCCGCGGGCGTCATCACCGTCTTCGTGATCAGTTTCTGGGAAGACCTCTTTCTGGGACCGACCGGACTTAAAGGGATCAGCATTCTGTGGGCAATGCCTGTGTGTCTGCTGGTGCAGATTGTAACCGGTGTGCTTGCAAGTCTGGTGGTTGGAACCAGCGGTCCACCGTTAGACAGGGATTAA